One Spinacia oleracea cultivar Varoflay chromosome 4, BTI_SOV_V1, whole genome shotgun sequence DNA segment encodes these proteins:
- the LOC130460100 gene encoding uncharacterized protein, whose protein sequence is MLATMSADLQKMFINSDAFTIISELKNMFQYLARVKRFKTHIEILDIKLKKGEPASPHVLKMIGLIENISRLDQQFSQEMVVDTILYSLHSRYDQFKLNYSMNSLDKTLTELHGMLTTAEKTLKTDKQDVFMVRGGKFKKSGKKRNAKKGGKKASLIKQTGGTKSEKKKVSQPTSESECFYCKKKGHWKRDCLKLKEDQKNRTVVQSSGTKKK, encoded by the exons atgcttgcaaccatgagtgcagatctacagaaaatgttcatcaactcagatgctttcacaatcatcagtgagttaaagaacatgttccaataTCTAGCTCGAGTCAAAAGATTCAAGACTCATATAGAAATTCTTGACATCAAGctcaagaagggcgagcccgcaagtccacatgttctcaagatgattggattaattgagaatataagtcggctggatcagcagttctctcaagaaatggttgtagacaccatcctgtattctcttcatagcaggtatgatcagttcaaactgaactacagcatgaatagtctggacaaaacgctcactgagcttcacggtatgctgacgaccgctgaaaagacgctcaaaactgataagcaagatgtgtttatggtgcgtgggggcaagttcaagaaatctggcaagaagaggaatgctaagaaaggtggcaagaaggccagcctaattaagcaaactggcggcaccaagtctgaaaagaagaaggtgagccaacccacctctgagtctgaatgcttctactgtaagaagaaagggcattggaagagagattgcttgaagctaaaggaagatcagaagaacagaaCTGTCGTtcaatcttcag ggactaagaagaaatag